Proteins from a genomic interval of Yoonia sp. GPGPB17:
- a CDS encoding Coenzyme F420 hydrogenase/dehydrogenase, beta subunit C-terminal domain, producing MTDPSACGKACQFIKPNYPSSETTVHGRAAQATGDEQFFGVIQTMYRAALTSARAGAQWTGLTTRFAEKLLETGAVDAVLTMVPDETDKWRPRPALITDPADMQYARGMRMGYAPLLALLEPALTAGHRKIAVIGIPCQIYALRAMEANLGFDRIYVIGTPCSDNTTTENFHSFLARLTNAPETVTYLEFRADYHVELRFTDGSQRLIPFLKLPLSELSSDFFPTTCRTCVDYTNRLADITVGYMAGEGDQWLIVRNDRGAEMLKSLGDEVTLAPRIKRQTCWLCQRFHRKHPTGGWRLTFAPDAGLAAGDHGLADAPDWPSWPRIRPRACRNESRRNHPAPAARRTRQDQEHGARARLEPRRALRANTQTG from the coding sequence ATGACCGACCCATCCGCCTGCGGCAAAGCCTGCCAGTTCATCAAACCAAACTACCCTTCATCAGAAACAACGGTGCATGGGCGCGCCGCGCAGGCTACTGGCGATGAGCAGTTCTTTGGCGTCATCCAGACCATGTACCGCGCCGCTCTCACATCCGCACGCGCCGGCGCGCAATGGACTGGCCTCACGACCCGTTTTGCCGAAAAACTGCTGGAAACCGGCGCTGTCGATGCCGTCCTCACGATGGTGCCTGACGAAACCGACAAATGGCGCCCGCGCCCTGCCCTTATCACCGATCCGGCCGACATGCAGTACGCCCGCGGGATGCGGATGGGCTATGCCCCGCTGCTTGCCTTGTTGGAACCGGCCCTCACCGCAGGCCATCGCAAAATCGCCGTCATCGGCATCCCCTGCCAGATCTACGCCCTGCGCGCGATGGAGGCTAACCTTGGGTTCGACCGTATTTATGTCATCGGCACCCCGTGCTCTGACAATACAACAACCGAGAATTTCCACAGCTTCCTCGCCCGGCTGACCAATGCGCCTGAAACTGTCACCTACCTCGAATTCCGCGCCGACTATCATGTCGAACTGCGATTCACCGATGGCAGCCAGCGGCTGATCCCCTTTCTCAAACTGCCGCTTTCCGAGTTGTCTTCTGATTTCTTTCCAACCACCTGCCGTACCTGCGTGGACTATACCAACAGGCTCGCCGATATCACTGTCGGCTATATGGCCGGTGAAGGCGATCAATGGCTGATTGTGCGCAATGACCGGGGGGCTGAAATGCTCAAGAGCCTTGGTGATGAGGTGACGCTCGCCCCCCGGATCAAGAGGCAAACGTGCTGGCTCTGTCAAAGGTTTCATCGAAAACACCCGACTGGCGGCTGGCGGCTTACCTTTGCGCCGGATGCCGGATTGGCTGCGGGGGATCATGGGCTGGCTGATGCCCCGGATTGGCCCTCGTGGCCTCGAATTCGCCCGCGCGCGTGTCGAAATGAAAGCCGCCGAAACCATCCTGCACCTGCGGCGCGAAGAACCCGCCAAGATCAAGAACATGGTGCCAGAGCACGTCTGGAACCTCGCCGGGCCCTACGGGCTAACACCCAAACCGGGTGA
- a CDS encoding transferrin-binding protein-like solute binding protein, protein MRLSMASCGIAACVAGGAGSGSNSSGAPAVETPPGVGTPALSDRTAACVFDATYVVLEGDTFGARRSVTFQGETGAITTGALDGADFDDAAIFSNPVNGEFSRVVQISDGNVFGVVGLTVPAGDLPASGSVTHYNEGWVNVTAAFETDTLVLTGDAAFTVNWGGGGGIAGTLYNFSVESASTGYLSGAGSIVLSDGAVSGDNFSFGTGTISGTGDFARLGGAGTLSSTTGTFFGPQADELGGVIVIDDPNDSILVVGAFQAD, encoded by the coding sequence ATGCGCTTAAGCATGGCCAGTTGTGGGATTGCGGCATGCGTTGCGGGCGGCGCAGGCAGTGGCAGCAATAGCAGTGGTGCACCGGCGGTAGAGACGCCCCCTGGTGTTGGCACACCTGCATTGTCTGACCGAACCGCAGCTTGCGTTTTTGATGCGACATATGTTGTACTTGAGGGTGACACCTTCGGCGCGCGGCGTAGTGTGACTTTTCAAGGTGAGACCGGCGCGATCACCACTGGCGCGCTGGATGGGGCGGATTTTGATGACGCCGCTATATTCAGCAATCCAGTGAATGGAGAGTTTTCTCGGGTTGTCCAGATCAGCGATGGTAACGTCTTTGGCGTTGTTGGCCTGACCGTTCCGGCGGGTGATCTGCCTGCGAGCGGGAGTGTTACTCACTACAATGAGGGCTGGGTGAATGTAACGGCCGCTTTTGAAACGGATACTTTGGTTTTGACTGGTGACGCCGCATTTACGGTGAATTGGGGTGGCGGTGGCGGCATTGCGGGCACGCTTTATAATTTTAGTGTTGAAAGTGCGAGTACGGGATACCTTTCTGGTGCCGGTTCCATTGTTTTGAGCGATGGAGCTGTAAGCGGCGATAACTTCAGTTTTGGGACGGGCACCATCAGCGGAACTGGTGACTTTGCCCGTTTGGGGGGTGCAGGTACGCTTTCATCAACGACGGGCACGTTCTTTGGCCCGCAAGCGGATGAGCTGGGTGGCGTCATCGTGATTGATGACCCAAATGATAGTATCCTTGTCGTCGGTGCATTTCAGGCTGATTGA
- a CDS encoding matrixin family metalloprotease, whose protein sequence is MCGVSYCNAAVGETGDSVENPQRMTQGTPDAPFAFIDPFNDGQVEAMKWGVDRIGASGGTVTYSMNLTGINGLSGAALAAFDRAIELAFLTWSSVANVMFKEVTSGRGMIDISTGGSNVHSNLGSPSGVLGFMTFNSLTDPVRGNDSYLFDEVEIVFDTAESWSLTGGSIDFFAVALHEIGHALGMGHVPNTFNGGTLQNMNPFLSTDALQGGDVAGIGTLYGARAWRDAADSADFTKVNTAQIIFAKGGDDVINGSDLGDSIFGGAGNDDLFGNGGNDLLVDTRGSNNIAGGHGADKIVGGGGSLDAAGNSGNDTLIGGIGDDRLDGGSGNDVLRGDPSGSFVTGDDRLIAGSGNDVLEGGGGADTFVFSRSGGDNRILDFEIGLDAIDLQGFNIAQGVLTDNGTDSFFAFNAAGVNFDLTIEGAIVTESDFAS, encoded by the coding sequence ATGTGTGGAGTTTCATACTGCAACGCTGCAGTCGGCGAGACGGGCGACAGTGTAGAAAACCCGCAACGGATGACGCAGGGCACGCCCGATGCGCCTTTTGCGTTTATTGACCCATTTAACGATGGGCAAGTTGAGGCGATGAAGTGGGGTGTTGATCGCATCGGCGCGTCCGGCGGGACAGTGACCTACTCAATGAACTTGACCGGGATCAACGGGTTGTCCGGTGCGGCACTCGCGGCCTTTGACAGGGCCATCGAATTGGCGTTTCTGACGTGGTCATCAGTTGCGAACGTCATGTTCAAAGAGGTCACATCCGGGCGTGGCATGATTGATATTTCAACCGGTGGTTCAAATGTCCATTCCAATCTTGGATCGCCATCGGGGGTACTGGGCTTTATGACGTTCAATTCGCTGACTGATCCTGTCAGGGGGAACGATTCCTATTTGTTCGATGAGGTCGAAATTGTCTTTGACACTGCCGAGAGTTGGTCACTCACCGGCGGCAGCATCGACTTTTTCGCCGTGGCATTGCACGAAATTGGGCATGCATTGGGGATGGGGCACGTACCGAATACATTCAATGGCGGCACCCTGCAGAACATGAATCCATTCTTGTCGACAGACGCACTGCAGGGCGGTGATGTTGCAGGCATTGGCACCCTTTATGGCGCGCGCGCATGGCGTGATGCCGCCGACAGTGCCGATTTCACAAAGGTGAATACGGCGCAGATCATTTTCGCCAAAGGCGGCGATGATGTCATCAATGGCAGTGACCTTGGCGATAGCATCTTTGGCGGCGCGGGAAACGACGATCTTTTTGGGAACGGTGGAAATGACCTGTTGGTTGACACCCGTGGCAGCAACAATATCGCAGGTGGTCATGGCGCCGACAAAATCGTTGGGGGTGGCGGTTCGCTGGATGCGGCAGGCAATTCTGGCAATGATACGCTAATTGGCGGTATCGGTGACGACAGGTTGGACGGCGGCTCTGGCAATGATGTTTTGCGTGGTGACCCGAGTGGTAGTTTCGTTACGGGCGATGACCGGTTGATCGCAGGGTCAGGCAATGATGTGCTGGAAGGTGGCGGTGGCGCGGATACCTTTGTCTTTAGTCGATCCGGCGGTGACAACCGGATTCTGGATTTTGAGATTGGTTTGGATGCTATCGACTTGCAAGGCTTCAATATCGCTCAGGGCGTGTTGACCGACAATGGCACCGATAGCTTTTTTGCTTTCAATGCGGCGGGCGTCAATTTCGACCTGACGATCGAAGGCGCCATTGTCACAGAATCGGATTTCGCATCATGA
- a CDS encoding Lrp/AsnC family transcriptional regulator, which yields MKLDSIDRRILTVLQKKGRMSNAELSDLANLSASACHRRVQRLEKEGFIRDYVALLDPRKVGRPTTVFVEITLSGQADEVLDAFEKAVARVPDVLECHLMAGTADYLLKVVAGDTEDFARIHRRYLATLPGVAQMQSSFALRTVRQTTALPV from the coding sequence ATGAAACTCGACAGTATTGATCGCCGAATCCTCACGGTTTTGCAGAAGAAAGGCCGTATGTCGAACGCGGAACTTTCGGATTTGGCGAACCTGTCTGCCTCAGCCTGTCATCGGCGCGTGCAGCGGTTGGAAAAGGAGGGGTTTATTCGCGACTACGTTGCCCTTCTGGATCCGCGCAAGGTGGGTCGTCCAACAACGGTCTTTGTTGAGATTACGCTTAGTGGGCAGGCTGATGAGGTGTTGGATGCCTTTGAAAAGGCCGTCGCACGGGTGCCGGATGTTCTGGAATGTCACTTGATGGCGGGTACGGCTGATTACCTGCTGAAAGTGGTTGCAGGGGACACCGAAGACTTTGCCCGTATTCACCGCCGCTATCTGGCGACCTTGCCAGGGGTGGCGCAGATGCAGTCATCGTTTGCTTTACGTACGGTGCGGCAAACAACGGCGCTGCCTGTTTGA
- the ald gene encoding alanine dehydrogenase: MHIGCPTEIKPQEFRVGLTPNAAREAANHGHKVTVQSGAGNGAGFTDADYIDAGAAIVETAAEVFETTEMIVKVKEPQAIERKMLREGQILFTYLHLAPDPEQTKDLMASGATCIAYETVTDDRGGLPLLAPMSEVAGRLAPQVGAWTLQKANGGRGVLMGGVPGVGPARVVVIGGGVVGTHAARIAAGMGADVTVLDRSLPRLRYLDDTFGGQFKNSYASAGNTIELAREADMIIGAVLIPGAAAPKLISRAQLAELKPGAALVDVAIDQGGCFETSKATTHEDPIYDVDGIMHYCVANMPGAVARTSTIALGNATMPFMLSLADKGWRQACEDDPHLLNGLNVHAGKLTYYAVGKALGIDVLSPALALKE; encoded by the coding sequence ATGCATATCGGATGCCCAACAGAGATCAAACCACAGGAATTCCGCGTCGGCCTGACACCAAATGCCGCGCGCGAAGCCGCCAACCACGGCCACAAAGTTACCGTCCAATCAGGCGCAGGCAATGGCGCCGGGTTTACGGATGCAGACTACATTGATGCTGGTGCAGCTATCGTTGAAACTGCGGCAGAGGTCTTTGAAACGACCGAAATGATTGTAAAAGTGAAAGAGCCTCAGGCGATCGAACGCAAGATGCTGCGCGAAGGTCAGATTTTGTTCACCTATCTGCACCTTGCCCCAGACCCAGAGCAGACCAAGGATCTGATGGCATCAGGTGCCACCTGTATCGCCTATGAGACCGTGACGGACGACCGTGGCGGACTGCCACTGCTGGCACCTATGTCTGAGGTCGCCGGGCGTCTGGCGCCTCAAGTTGGTGCTTGGACGTTGCAGAAGGCGAACGGTGGACGCGGCGTTCTGATGGGCGGCGTGCCTGGTGTGGGACCTGCGCGCGTTGTGGTCATCGGTGGCGGCGTCGTCGGCACACATGCTGCGCGCATTGCCGCCGGTATGGGCGCAGATGTGACGGTGCTCGACCGGTCCTTGCCGCGTCTGCGCTATCTTGATGATACCTTTGGCGGACAGTTCAAGAACAGCTACGCCAGTGCTGGCAACACGATTGAGTTGGCGCGCGAAGCGGACATGATTATCGGTGCGGTTCTGATCCCCGGTGCGGCCGCGCCCAAACTGATCTCGCGGGCACAATTGGCCGAATTGAAACCCGGTGCCGCGCTGGTGGATGTCGCCATCGACCAAGGCGGCTGTTTTGAAACCTCGAAAGCTACGACCCATGAAGACCCGATCTACGACGTCGATGGGATCATGCATTATTGCGTCGCCAACATGCCGGGAGCTGTGGCGCGGACGTCAACGATCGCACTCGGAAACGCCACGATGCCCTTCATGCTGTCTTTGGCCGACAAAGGCTGGCGACAAGCTTGCGAGGATGATCCTCACTTGTTGAACGGACTGAATGTGCACGCGGGCAAACTGACCTACTACGCCGTGGGCAAAGCGTTGGGCATTGACGTTTTGTCACCTGCGCTGGCCCTGAAGGAATAG
- a CDS encoding type IV pili methyl-accepting chemotaxis transducer N-terminal domain-containing protein: MSNRFSSTIRTAISFTAFAIAATGASAQGLNIESDGADRIRLAGQLPTFTQQVAAASCAVTSGVDVEEAYDVLERATEQFDRYIVALRDGDEELHILRPEDNRRILVDIEHVMAEWMEIHGAIDAILVDGHDVESAHHIDDHNLKLLELTSILAADISGKYAVPFEISARDVMLLELAGRQLMLTQKMAKDACEIWTGYHAADAKDDLRVTMAYFENSLVALHSGLPALGIIPAPNDVIRADLEALLNRWSILKPNLQTLVEGGELNEDQKYEVFHDLEIELAELEHLLVDYKEYAERAH, translated from the coding sequence ATGAGTAACAGATTTTCTAGCACTATCCGTACCGCTATTTCTTTCACCGCTTTCGCAATAGCAGCAACAGGAGCATCTGCTCAGGGCCTTAACATTGAGTCAGATGGCGCAGACCGCATCAGGTTGGCCGGACAGCTCCCCACGTTCACGCAGCAAGTCGCCGCAGCGTCTTGCGCCGTCACATCTGGTGTTGACGTCGAAGAGGCATATGATGTGCTAGAACGTGCGACAGAGCAATTCGACAGATACATCGTTGCCCTCAGAGATGGCGATGAAGAACTTCACATCCTTCGTCCAGAGGATAACCGGCGCATTCTCGTAGATATAGAGCATGTTATGGCCGAATGGATGGAAATCCATGGAGCCATTGATGCCATACTGGTTGACGGGCATGACGTAGAAAGTGCGCATCACATCGATGATCACAATCTCAAGCTTCTTGAGCTCACATCAATCTTGGCCGCTGACATTTCTGGTAAGTATGCCGTCCCATTTGAAATTTCGGCTCGCGATGTCATGCTGCTGGAATTGGCAGGTCGCCAACTCATGCTGACACAGAAGATGGCTAAGGATGCATGCGAGATATGGACAGGATATCATGCCGCTGATGCAAAAGACGACCTGCGTGTGACCATGGCTTATTTTGAGAACTCCTTGGTTGCATTGCACTCTGGGTTGCCAGCCCTAGGGATAATACCTGCACCAAATGATGTGATCCGCGCTGATCTGGAAGCCTTGCTCAATAGATGGTCCATCCTAAAGCCAAATCTTCAGACATTGGTTGAGGGCGGTGAATTGAATGAAGACCAAAAGTATGAAGTATTCCACGACCTAGAGATCGAACTTGCTGAGCTGGAGCATCTACTTGTCGACTATAAGGAATACGCAGAGCGCGCGCACTAG